A stretch of the Mycobacterium sp. ITM-2016-00317 genome encodes the following:
- a CDS encoding acyl-CoA dehydrogenase family protein encodes MDLTFDDATCEFRAEVREFLAANKDAFPTKSYDTAEGFEQHRRWDKVLFDAGLSVITWPAKYGGRDATLLQWIVYEEEYFRAGAPGRASANGTSMLAPTLFAHGTEEQLDRILPKMASGEEIWAQAWSEPESGSDLASLRSTATRTDGGWLLNGQKIWSSRAVFGERAFGLFRSDPEAQRHKGLTYVMFDLKADGVTVRPIAQLGGDTGFGEIFLDDVFVPDQDVIGSVHEGWRAAMSTSSNERGMSLRSPARFLAPAERLVAQWKDNPDPAFIDRVADAWIKAQAYRLHTFGTVTRVAGGGELGAESSITKVFWSDLDVVLHQTALDLRGADGELFDSVTEGLLFALGGPIYAGTNEIQRNIIAERLLGLPRK; translated from the coding sequence TTGGACCTGACCTTCGACGACGCCACGTGCGAGTTCCGGGCCGAGGTGCGTGAGTTCCTCGCCGCGAACAAGGACGCGTTCCCGACCAAGTCCTACGACACCGCCGAGGGCTTCGAACAGCACCGCCGCTGGGACAAGGTGCTTTTCGACGCCGGACTGTCGGTGATCACCTGGCCGGCCAAGTACGGCGGCCGCGACGCCACGCTGTTGCAGTGGATCGTCTACGAGGAGGAGTACTTCCGCGCCGGCGCCCCGGGCCGGGCCAGCGCCAACGGCACCTCGATGCTGGCGCCGACGCTGTTCGCGCACGGCACCGAGGAACAGCTGGACCGGATCCTGCCCAAGATGGCCAGCGGCGAGGAGATCTGGGCGCAGGCGTGGTCGGAACCGGAGTCCGGCAGCGACCTGGCGTCGCTGCGGTCGACGGCGACCCGCACCGACGGCGGCTGGCTGCTCAACGGGCAGAAGATCTGGAGCTCGCGTGCGGTGTTCGGCGAGCGCGCGTTCGGACTGTTCCGGTCCGATCCCGAGGCGCAGCGCCACAAAGGTCTGACGTACGTCATGTTCGACCTGAAGGCGGACGGCGTGACGGTCCGGCCCATCGCACAACTCGGCGGCGACACCGGCTTCGGGGAGATCTTCCTCGACGACGTCTTCGTCCCCGACCAGGACGTGATCGGCAGCGTGCACGAGGGCTGGCGAGCCGCGATGAGCACCTCGAGCAACGAGCGGGGCATGTCGCTGCGCAGCCCGGCCCGCTTCCTCGCCCCGGCCGAACGCCTCGTCGCACAGTGGAAGGACAACCCTGACCCGGCCTTCATCGACCGGGTCGCCGATGCATGGATCAAGGCGCAGGCCTACCGGCTGCACACGTTCGGCACCGTCACCCGGGTCGCAGGCGGCGGTGAGCTGGGCGCGGAATCGTCGATCACCAAGGTGTTCTGGTCCGACCTCGACGTCGTGCTGCATCAGACCGCGCTGGACCTGCGGGGCGCCGACGGCGAACTCTTCGATTCGGTGACCGAGGGTCTGCTGTTCGCGCTCGGCGGACCGATCTACGCCGGAACCAACGAGATCCAGCGCAACATCATCGCCGAGCGGCTCCTGGGCCTGCCCCGAAAGTAG
- a CDS encoding acyl-CoA dehydrogenase codes for MNFEIDDQQRDFAASIDAALGSADVPAAVRAWGDGNLAPGRKVWAQLADLGVTALMVPEKFDGIDAHPVDLVVALERLGRWNVPGPVAESIAVAPVLLADDERSGALASGELIATVAAPPLVPRAVGADTAGLVLLAGDGTVCDATAAGEHESVDPSRKLFEVNASGEARAADVARAFEFGALATSALLVGAAQAMLDASVEYAKQRSQFGTVIGTYQAIKHKLADVLIAVELARPLVYGAALSLADGSVDTARDVSAAKVAAADAALLAARSSLQTHGAIGFTQEHDLSLLLLRVQALRPAWGDPTWHRRRVLEELTR; via the coding sequence GTGAACTTTGAGATCGACGATCAGCAGCGCGATTTCGCGGCCAGCATCGATGCCGCGCTGGGCTCGGCCGACGTGCCCGCCGCGGTACGGGCCTGGGGCGACGGCAACCTCGCCCCCGGCCGCAAGGTGTGGGCGCAGCTCGCCGACCTGGGGGTGACCGCGCTGATGGTCCCCGAGAAATTCGACGGCATCGATGCGCACCCGGTGGACCTGGTGGTAGCGCTGGAACGGCTCGGCCGGTGGAACGTGCCGGGCCCGGTCGCCGAATCGATCGCGGTGGCACCGGTCCTGCTCGCCGACGACGAGCGCAGCGGGGCACTGGCCTCTGGCGAGTTGATCGCGACGGTCGCCGCGCCGCCCCTGGTGCCGCGTGCGGTCGGCGCCGACACCGCGGGCCTGGTCCTGCTCGCCGGCGACGGCACGGTGTGCGATGCGACCGCGGCAGGCGAGCACGAGTCCGTCGATCCGAGCCGGAAACTGTTCGAGGTCAACGCCTCCGGTGAGGCGAGGGCCGCGGACGTGGCGCGCGCGTTCGAGTTCGGCGCGCTGGCCACCTCGGCGCTGCTCGTCGGCGCCGCGCAGGCCATGCTGGACGCGTCGGTGGAGTACGCCAAGCAGCGCAGCCAGTTCGGCACGGTGATCGGCACCTACCAGGCGATCAAGCACAAGCTGGCCGACGTGCTGATCGCCGTCGAATTGGCCCGGCCGCTGGTCTACGGCGCGGCGCTGTCGCTCGCGGACGGCTCGGTCGACACCGCCCGCGACGTCAGCGCGGCCAAGGTCGCGGCGGCCGACGCGGCACTGCTGGCCGCCCGGTCGTCGCTGCAGACCCACGGGGCGATCGGATTCACCCAGGAGCACGACCTGTCGCTGTTGCTGCTGCGGGTGCAGGCACTGCGCCCCGCATGGGGCGATCCGACGTGGCACCGGCGGCGAGTTTTGGAGGAACTGACCAGATGA
- a CDS encoding acyl-CoA dehydrogenase family protein, with translation MSDERDLLRDTVAALVDKHASPEAVRKAAASERGYDESLWKTLCEQVGAAALVVPEELGGAGGELGDAAAVLEELGKGLVPTPLLGTTLAELALLSVDQPDEDLLGALVEGTAIGTVVFDPAYVVNGNVADVVVAADGDALTHWTSFTATPAVAMDITRPLAALEAAQTSPLGADPGLADTAAILLAAEQIGAATRCLELTVQYTKDRVQFGRPIGSFQALKHRMADLYVAVQSAKAVVDAAVAEPSSSGAALARLAASEAFSAVAAEAVQMHGGIAITWESDIQLYFKRAHGSAQLFGPPRQQLRRLESEVF, from the coding sequence ATGAGCGACGAACGGGACCTGCTGCGCGACACCGTCGCCGCGCTGGTCGACAAGCACGCGTCGCCCGAGGCGGTGCGCAAGGCGGCGGCCTCGGAGCGGGGCTACGACGAGTCGCTCTGGAAGACGCTGTGCGAGCAGGTCGGCGCCGCTGCACTGGTGGTGCCGGAGGAACTCGGCGGCGCCGGTGGCGAACTGGGCGACGCCGCAGCAGTTCTCGAAGAACTGGGCAAGGGCCTGGTGCCGACGCCGCTGCTCGGCACCACGCTGGCCGAACTTGCGCTGCTGTCGGTCGACCAGCCGGACGAAGACCTGCTCGGGGCGCTGGTTGAGGGCACCGCGATCGGGACCGTGGTGTTCGACCCGGCCTACGTCGTCAACGGCAATGTCGCCGACGTCGTGGTCGCCGCCGACGGCGACGCACTGACCCACTGGACCTCCTTCACCGCGACCCCGGCGGTGGCGATGGACATCACGCGTCCGTTGGCCGCCCTCGAGGCCGCACAGACCTCGCCGCTGGGCGCCGATCCCGGTCTGGCGGACACCGCGGCGATCCTGCTGGCCGCCGAACAGATCGGCGCCGCGACGCGCTGCCTCGAGCTGACCGTGCAGTACACCAAGGACCGGGTGCAGTTCGGCCGCCCGATCGGCAGCTTCCAGGCGCTCAAGCACCGGATGGCCGATCTGTACGTCGCGGTGCAGTCGGCCAAGGCCGTCGTCGACGCAGCGGTCGCCGAGCCGAGCTCTTCTGGGGCGGCGCTGGCCCGGTTGGCGGCCTCCGAGGCGTTCTCGGCCGTGGCGGCCGAGGCGGTGCAGATGCACGGCGGCATCGCGATCACGTGGGAGAGCGACATCCAGCTGTACTTCAAGCGGGCGCACGGCAGCGCGCAGCTGTTCGGGCCGCCGCGGCAGCAGCTGCGTCGGCTCGAATCCGAGGTGTTCTAG
- a CDS encoding pyridoxal phosphate-dependent aminotransferase produces MDVWLAAAERQRTHGDLVNLSAGQPSAGAPTAVREAAVAALNRNELGYSVALGIPELRAAIADSYQQRHALPVDPDDVVVTTGSSGGFLLAFLACFDPGDRVAIASPGYPCYRNILTALGCEVIELPCGPETRFQPTLQMLEALDPPVSGVIVASPANPTGTVIPPEELAAIASWCEASGVRLISDEVYHGLVYPGAPATSCAWESSREAVVVNSFSKYFAMTGWRLGWLLVPQELKRAVDRLTGNFTICPPVLPQLAAVSAFTPESIAEAEALLDIYAANRTLLLDGLRAIGIDRLAPTDGAFYVYADVSHLTTDSLAFCSKLLDETGVAIAPGVDFDTVRGGAFVRLSFAGPTSDLEEALRRIGAWLG; encoded by the coding sequence ATGGACGTGTGGCTGGCCGCGGCGGAACGCCAGCGCACCCACGGTGACCTGGTCAATCTCTCGGCGGGACAGCCCAGCGCCGGGGCGCCGACGGCGGTGCGCGAGGCCGCCGTCGCGGCACTGAACCGCAACGAGCTCGGCTACTCCGTCGCGCTCGGCATCCCTGAACTGCGGGCCGCGATCGCCGACTCGTACCAGCAGCGCCACGCGCTGCCGGTCGACCCCGATGACGTCGTCGTCACGACGGGCTCGTCGGGCGGATTCCTGTTGGCGTTTCTGGCGTGCTTCGACCCCGGGGACCGGGTGGCGATCGCCAGCCCCGGATATCCCTGCTACCGCAACATCCTGACGGCGCTGGGCTGTGAGGTGATCGAGCTGCCCTGCGGACCCGAGACCAGGTTCCAGCCGACGCTGCAGATGCTCGAGGCGTTGGACCCGCCCGTCTCGGGCGTGATCGTCGCGAGCCCCGCCAACCCGACCGGCACGGTGATCCCGCCCGAGGAACTCGCCGCGATCGCGTCCTGGTGTGAGGCCTCCGGGGTCCGGCTGATCAGTGACGAGGTGTACCACGGGCTGGTCTATCCCGGTGCGCCGGCGACCAGCTGCGCATGGGAGTCCTCCCGGGAAGCGGTTGTGGTGAACAGCTTCTCGAAATACTTCGCGATGACCGGGTGGCGGCTGGGCTGGCTGCTGGTGCCCCAGGAACTCAAGCGGGCCGTGGACCGGTTGACCGGCAACTTCACGATCTGCCCTCCAGTGCTGCCCCAACTGGCCGCCGTATCGGCCTTCACCCCCGAGTCCATCGCCGAGGCTGAGGCGCTGCTCGACATCTACGCGGCCAACCGAACCCTGCTGCTCGACGGGCTGCGCGCGATCGGCATCGACCGGCTGGCACCGACCGACGGTGCGTTCTACGTCTACGCCGACGTGTCGCACCTGACCACCGACTCGCTGGCCTTCTGCTCCAAGCTGTTGGACGAGACCGGCGTGGCCATCGCCCCCGGGGTCGACTTCGACACCGTCCGGGGAGGCGCATTCGTGCGACTGTCGTTCGCGGGCCCGACCTCCGACCTCGAGGAGGCGTTGCGCCGCATCGGGGCATGGCTGGGCTGA
- a CDS encoding MFS transporter, which yields MAGLTPAAQRAPLLAAGFTTAFGAHAVAGTLGTTTTGTAASLLTLGALLAIYDGAEVVLKPVFGTLADRIGARTVLIAGLLIFVAASAAYAVADDTGWLWAGRFGQGVGAAAFSPAASALVARLTPAGGHGRAFGTYGSYKSIGYTLGPLLGGVIVAVGGMRTLFAVMAVLGGVVAVWAAVSVPALKPLPRQRQTLVDTLRRFSESSFITPTLALVSATAALSVGVGFLPVVGTQAGLSPVVTGAVVSVLALTTALVQPAAGRALDAGRITVTAGITSGGLLTAAGLAAVLIPGVAGLLCAAVVIGLGCGLITPLAFTMLARSTPEERLGQTMGAAEVGRECGDAAGPLLVASMAAATSVPLGFVGLAALVTLSGVATFGVNRVRGAG from the coding sequence ATGGCTGGGCTGACGCCCGCAGCCCAGCGGGCACCGTTGTTGGCTGCCGGGTTCACGACAGCCTTCGGCGCCCACGCGGTCGCGGGCACGTTGGGCACCACCACCACGGGTACCGCGGCGTCGCTGCTGACACTCGGGGCACTGTTGGCGATCTACGACGGCGCCGAGGTCGTCCTCAAACCGGTCTTCGGGACCCTTGCCGACCGGATCGGCGCACGCACCGTGCTCATCGCCGGGTTGCTGATCTTCGTGGCCGCCTCGGCGGCGTATGCGGTGGCCGACGACACCGGGTGGCTCTGGGCGGGACGCTTCGGCCAGGGTGTGGGCGCCGCGGCCTTCTCCCCTGCCGCGTCGGCGCTGGTGGCCCGCCTGACCCCGGCGGGCGGCCACGGTCGCGCGTTCGGCACCTACGGCTCCTACAAGTCGATCGGGTACACACTGGGGCCGCTACTGGGCGGAGTGATCGTCGCCGTGGGCGGGATGCGCACACTGTTCGCGGTGATGGCGGTGCTGGGCGGCGTGGTCGCCGTGTGGGCGGCGGTCTCGGTACCCGCACTGAAGCCCCTCCCCCGACAGCGGCAGACCCTGGTCGACACGTTGCGTCGGTTTTCCGAATCCTCCTTCATCACACCGACTCTCGCGCTCGTCTCGGCCACCGCGGCACTGTCGGTCGGCGTCGGGTTCCTGCCGGTCGTCGGGACACAGGCCGGTCTGTCCCCAGTCGTCACCGGCGCAGTCGTCTCCGTGCTTGCGCTGACCACGGCGCTCGTGCAGCCCGCCGCCGGCCGCGCACTCGACGCAGGGCGGATCACCGTGACCGCAGGCATCACGTCCGGTGGGCTGCTCACCGCGGCGGGGCTGGCCGCAGTGCTGATCCCCGGGGTGGCGGGCCTGCTGTGCGCCGCGGTCGTGATCGGGCTTGGTTGTGGACTGATCACCCCGCTCGCGTTCACGATGCTGGCCCGGTCGACACCCGAAGAACGGCTGGGTCAGACCATGGGCGCGGCTGAGGTGGGCCGCGAATGCGGTGACGCCGCGGGCCCTCTGCTGGTCGCGTCCATGGCAGCAGCGACCAGCGTGCCGCTGGGCTTCGTCGGGCTGGCCGCGCTCGTGACGCTCTCGGGCGTCGCGACGTTCGGCGTGAACCGGGTGCGCGGTGCCGGATGA
- a CDS encoding ABC transporter permease subunit — protein MTTVRPESGLATAESGFSDDQRTDDTFGDAVRGYLQRVRGGDMGSLPAFLGLVVLFVVFGLANDRFLSALNLANLITQAGSICVLAMGLVFVLLLGDIDLSAGVAGGVAACAMALAVVNMSWPWWVAMAAGIACGAVIGLAIGLLRAKLGIPSFVVTLAFFLGLQGVTLKLIGEGGSVRVDNPVIRGLTISNLPVTVGWTIAAVVVIGFAALEFGQYRRKIALQLAHPPIGVVVARVSAVAAVVLGVTYVMSVNRSVNASAEIRGIPYVLPLILVLLIAMTVVLKRTSYGRHIYAVGGNAEAARRAGISVDRIRVSVFIVCSSLAALSGIIAASYAGKVSASSGAGNTLLYAVGAAVIGGTSLFGGRGRAIDAVIGGVVVATIANGLGLLNQSSYINFLVTGGVLLLAASVDAISRRRRSSTGLS, from the coding sequence ATGACCACTGTCCGTCCCGAATCCGGGCTCGCTACGGCCGAGTCCGGGTTCTCGGATGACCAGCGCACCGACGACACGTTCGGCGACGCGGTACGCGGATACCTGCAACGGGTCCGCGGTGGGGACATGGGATCCCTGCCGGCCTTCCTCGGCCTGGTCGTGTTGTTCGTGGTCTTCGGCCTGGCCAACGACCGGTTCCTGTCCGCGCTGAACCTCGCCAATCTCATCACCCAGGCCGGGTCGATCTGCGTGCTGGCGATGGGCCTGGTGTTCGTGCTGCTGCTCGGCGACATCGACCTGTCGGCCGGCGTCGCCGGCGGGGTGGCGGCCTGCGCGATGGCATTGGCCGTGGTGAACATGAGCTGGCCCTGGTGGGTCGCGATGGCGGCCGGGATCGCCTGCGGCGCAGTCATCGGGCTCGCGATCGGCCTGCTGCGCGCGAAGCTGGGTATCCCGTCGTTCGTCGTCACGCTGGCGTTCTTTCTCGGACTGCAGGGTGTCACGCTCAAGCTCATCGGCGAGGGCGGCTCTGTGCGCGTCGACAACCCGGTGATCCGCGGGCTGACGATCAGCAACCTGCCGGTCACCGTCGGCTGGACGATCGCCGCGGTGGTGGTGATCGGTTTCGCCGCACTGGAATTCGGCCAGTACCGGCGCAAGATTGCCCTGCAACTGGCCCACCCGCCCATCGGTGTCGTGGTCGCACGGGTGTCCGCGGTGGCCGCGGTGGTACTCGGTGTGACGTACGTGATGAGCGTCAACCGCAGCGTCAACGCCAGCGCGGAGATCCGCGGAATCCCGTATGTGCTGCCGCTGATCCTGGTGCTGCTGATCGCGATGACCGTGGTGCTCAAGCGCACGTCCTACGGCAGGCACATCTACGCCGTCGGCGGCAACGCCGAAGCCGCACGCCGGGCGGGTATCTCGGTGGACCGCATCCGGGTGTCGGTGTTCATCGTGTGCTCGTCGCTGGCCGCGCTGAGCGGCATCATCGCGGCGTCGTACGCGGGCAAGGTGTCGGCCTCGTCGGGCGCGGGCAACACGCTGCTCTACGCCGTCGGCGCGGCGGTCATCGGTGGTACCAGCCTGTTCGGCGGCCGGGGCCGGGCGATCGACGCGGTGATCGGCGGGGTGGTGGTCGCGACCATCGCCAACGGTCTGGGTCTGCTCAACCAGTCGTCGTACATCAACTTCCTGGTGACCGGCGGTGTGCTTCTGCTGGCCGCCAGCGTCGACGCGATCTCGCGGCGCCGCCGTTCGTCGACGGGATTGAGTTAG